From the Daucus carota subsp. sativus chromosome 8, DH1 v3.0, whole genome shotgun sequence genome, one window contains:
- the LOC108198950 gene encoding transcription factor PRE6, with product MSSRRSRSRQSTGTSRITDDQIADLVSKLQQLIPEIQSRRSDKVSASKVLQETCNYIRNLHREVDDLSDRLSELLESTDTDSAQAAIIRSLLM from the exons ATGTCGAGCCGAAGGTCCCGTTCAAGACAATCAACCGGAACTTCCAGGATAACTGATGATCAGATTGCTGATCTGGTCTCCAAGCTGCAGCAACTCATTCCCGAAATTCAAAGCAGACGTTCCGACAAG GTTTCAGCTTCAAAAGTACTCCAGGAGACTTGCAACTACATTCGAAACTTGCACAGAGAAGTGGATGACTTAAGCGACCGATTGTCTGAGCTTCTGGAGTCCACAGACACCGATAGTGCTCAAGCTGCGATTATAAGAAGCCTACTCATGTGA
- the LOC108197582 gene encoding homeobox-leucine zipper protein ATHB-13 isoform X1: MFPDMNSCNKDISFFSSNFKLQTATSHQDDHNQPHQPSLNQNLLSPQEFHGSLRLYLIVSEVYPLLFTHYIFDIGAGIGSFLGKRSLSFGGRVPQHEADCHEESERNRIMNSGNHTEDLSDDEDGLSPAGGEKKRRLNSEQVKMLEKNFELGNKLEPDRKLHLAKLLGLPPRQIAIWFQNRRVRWKTKQLENDYQLLKRRIDAIKAENSTLQSQNQRLHDQILALKKLDPAELINLNKKTDGSCSNTSENSSDINLDISRRTAPARPQIRPQEVDHYHHHQPQTVKEEGFSNLLCGIDDQAEFWPWLE, from the exons ATGTTTCCAGACATGAATAGTTGCAACAAGGATATCTCATTTTTCTCTTCCAATTTTAAGCTACAAACCGCCACTAGTCATCAAGATGATCACAATCAACCTCATCAACCCTCTCTCAATCAAAATCTTCTCAGTCCTCAAGAGTTCCATGGTTCTCTCCGTTTGTATCTAATCGTTTCCGAAGTTTATCCGCTTTTATTTACccattatatatttgatattggtGCAGGTATTGGTTCTTTCCTGGGTAAGAGATCTTTGTCCTTTGGAGGACGTGTTCCTCAACATGAGGCAGATTGTCACGAAGAATCCGAAAGGAACAGAATTATGAATAGCGGGAATCACACCGAAGATTTGTCAGATGATGAAGATGGATTGTCTCCAGCAGGAGGAGAAAAGAAGAGAAGGCTCAACTCGGAACAAGTGAAGATGCTGGAGAAAAACTTTGAGTTGGGGAATAAGCTTGAGCCTGACAGAAAATTGCATCTAGCTAAGTTACTTGGCCTACCGCCGAGACAGATTGCCATTTGGTTCCAGAACAGGAGGGTTCGTTGGAAAACCAAGCAATTAGAAAACGACTACCAACTTCTCAAGCGACGAATTGATGCCATCAAAGCCGAAAACTCTACCCTTCAATCCCAGAACCAAAGACTTCATGACCAG ATACTGGCACTGAAAAAATTGGATCCGGCAgagttaataaatttaaataagaaGACAGACGGATCGTGCAGCAACACGAGTGAAAACAGCTCGGACATAAATTTAGATATCTCAAGGAGGACAGCACCAGCAAGACCTCAGATCCGACCTCAAGAAGTTGATCATTATCACCACCATCAACCTCAAACAGTGAAAGAAGAAGGTTTTAGCAACCTGTTATGTGGCATCGACGATCAAGCCGAATTCTGGCCATGGTTAGAATGA
- the LOC108197582 gene encoding homeobox-leucine zipper protein ATHB-13 isoform X2 yields the protein MFPDMNSCNKDISFFSSNFKLQTATSHQDDHNQPHQPSLNQNLLSPQEFHGIGSFLGKRSLSFGGRVPQHEADCHEESERNRIMNSGNHTEDLSDDEDGLSPAGGEKKRRLNSEQVKMLEKNFELGNKLEPDRKLHLAKLLGLPPRQIAIWFQNRRVRWKTKQLENDYQLLKRRIDAIKAENSTLQSQNQRLHDQILALKKLDPAELINLNKKTDGSCSNTSENSSDINLDISRRTAPARPQIRPQEVDHYHHHQPQTVKEEGFSNLLCGIDDQAEFWPWLE from the exons ATGTTTCCAGACATGAATAGTTGCAACAAGGATATCTCATTTTTCTCTTCCAATTTTAAGCTACAAACCGCCACTAGTCATCAAGATGATCACAATCAACCTCATCAACCCTCTCTCAATCAAAATCTTCTCAGTCCTCAAGAGTTCCATG GTATTGGTTCTTTCCTGGGTAAGAGATCTTTGTCCTTTGGAGGACGTGTTCCTCAACATGAGGCAGATTGTCACGAAGAATCCGAAAGGAACAGAATTATGAATAGCGGGAATCACACCGAAGATTTGTCAGATGATGAAGATGGATTGTCTCCAGCAGGAGGAGAAAAGAAGAGAAGGCTCAACTCGGAACAAGTGAAGATGCTGGAGAAAAACTTTGAGTTGGGGAATAAGCTTGAGCCTGACAGAAAATTGCATCTAGCTAAGTTACTTGGCCTACCGCCGAGACAGATTGCCATTTGGTTCCAGAACAGGAGGGTTCGTTGGAAAACCAAGCAATTAGAAAACGACTACCAACTTCTCAAGCGACGAATTGATGCCATCAAAGCCGAAAACTCTACCCTTCAATCCCAGAACCAAAGACTTCATGACCAG ATACTGGCACTGAAAAAATTGGATCCGGCAgagttaataaatttaaataagaaGACAGACGGATCGTGCAGCAACACGAGTGAAAACAGCTCGGACATAAATTTAGATATCTCAAGGAGGACAGCACCAGCAAGACCTCAGATCCGACCTCAAGAAGTTGATCATTATCACCACCATCAACCTCAAACAGTGAAAGAAGAAGGTTTTAGCAACCTGTTATGTGGCATCGACGATCAAGCCGAATTCTGGCCATGGTTAGAATGA